The following proteins come from a genomic window of Miscanthus floridulus cultivar M001 chromosome 2, ASM1932011v1, whole genome shotgun sequence:
- the LOC136540285 gene encoding uncharacterized protein, which yields MSYYGDRRAESSIVEAFTLSPLPYPVILILLMVTLLLGVSWFFTYEDFIEEASQQLSWALLAVPIALVLLIRWISSVDSFEGYFGFYPRESRWKGYERPPAEGSSPWGVAMVVLLLLVLASFHSTIQDMWRP from the coding sequence ATGTCGTACTACGGCGACCGGCGCGCGGAGTCGTCGATCGTGGAGGCGTTCACGCTGTCGCCGCTGCCGTACCCGGTGATCCTGATCCTGCTCATGGTGACGCTCCTGCTGGGCGTCTCCTGGTTCTTCACCTACGAGGACTTCATCGAGGAGGCGTCGCAGCAGCTGAGCTGGGCGCTGCTGGCCGTGCCCATCGCGCTCGTCCTCCTCATCCGCTGGATCTCCTCCGTCGACTCCTTCGAGGGATACTTCGGCTTCTACCCCAGGGAGAGCCGCTGGAAGGGCTACGAGCGACCCCCCGCCGAGGGCAGCTCACCCTGGGGCGTCGCCATGGTCGTCCTGCTCCTCCTCGTGCTCGCCAGCTTCCACTCCACCATCCAGGACATGTGGAGGCCGTGA